A part of Amycolatopsis lurida genomic DNA contains:
- a CDS encoding condensation domain-containing protein: protein MSVTDAPTDRIPLTAAQEFLRMFDAGPTDGPFGPLYHVVGAWQVEGSLDLDLLRRALYDVVARHEALRTVVVRDQDPPHQSIQPPTQPRLTVRELSPTGDRQRQIEELLNEVEAEGNDVNELPLVQAVLGRFGEHDSVLMLNAHHTAADAWAMDRIAGDIGACYRDRSAGKPPELPETLQYQDYARWESEHLASPAADKARAYWRRTLEGAGVTTLPTDLPRSSGIPKETAWHRFRIDADLVAATTELASKTKSSPFMVLFTAHQLLLRKLTGVTDVVTPTFTPGRGHSRFRDTVGSFVNFMPLRTDLRDCATVGDAIALTRRVCVEAYSHDIPFMHLMAEAPQLMVPAMDEHRQVGAFQALRSPHMMKAVEVGDLKFTKLWRRELSQPAGSDVPDGILWTLHLGPGTDAVGSLGFNTNRFTADTMSDLLADYLTVLRKVVTNPDATLGSL from the coding sequence ATGTCCGTCACGGACGCTCCCACGGACCGAATTCCGCTCACCGCAGCCCAGGAATTCCTGCGCATGTTCGACGCGGGCCCCACCGACGGACCGTTCGGCCCGCTCTACCACGTCGTCGGCGCGTGGCAGGTCGAGGGAAGTCTCGACCTCGACCTGCTGCGCCGGGCGCTGTACGACGTCGTCGCGCGGCACGAGGCACTGCGCACGGTGGTCGTCCGTGATCAGGATCCACCGCACCAGTCGATCCAGCCGCCGACGCAACCCCGCCTCACGGTGCGCGAGCTTTCGCCGACCGGGGACCGTCAGCGGCAGATCGAAGAACTGCTCAACGAGGTCGAGGCCGAGGGCAACGACGTCAACGAACTCCCGTTGGTCCAAGCGGTCCTCGGCCGGTTCGGCGAGCACGACTCGGTCCTGATGCTCAACGCGCACCACACCGCGGCCGACGCGTGGGCGATGGACCGGATCGCGGGCGACATCGGCGCCTGCTACCGGGACCGGAGCGCGGGCAAACCGCCCGAGCTGCCGGAAACCCTGCAGTACCAGGACTACGCGCGCTGGGAAAGCGAGCACCTGGCGAGCCCGGCGGCGGACAAGGCACGCGCCTACTGGCGCAGGACGCTGGAAGGCGCCGGGGTCACCACGCTGCCCACCGACCTGCCGAGGTCGAGCGGGATCCCGAAAGAGACGGCGTGGCACCGGTTCCGGATCGACGCCGATCTCGTCGCCGCGACCACGGAACTGGCGAGCAAGACCAAGTCGTCGCCGTTCATGGTCCTGTTCACCGCGCACCAGCTCCTGCTCCGGAAGCTGACCGGAGTGACCGACGTGGTCACTCCGACCTTCACGCCGGGCCGCGGGCACAGCAGGTTCCGCGACACCGTCGGCTCGTTCGTCAACTTCATGCCGCTGCGCACGGATCTGCGGGACTGCGCCACGGTCGGCGACGCGATCGCGCTGACCCGGCGGGTCTGCGTCGAGGCGTACTCGCACGACATCCCGTTCATGCACCTGATGGCGGAGGCACCGCAGCTGATGGTGCCGGCGATGGACGAGCACCGTCAGGTCGGCGCGTTCCAGGCGCTCAGGTCGCCGCACATGATGAAGGCGGTCGAAGTGGGCGACCTCAAGTTCACGAAGCTGTGGCGCCGCGAGTTGTCGCAGCCGGCGGGCTCCGACGTCCCGGACGGCATCCTCTGGACGCTGCACCTCGGCCCCGGCACGGACGCCGTCGGCAGCCTCGGGTTCAACACCAACCGGTTCACCGCGGACACGATGTCGGATCTGCTGGCCGACTATCTGACCGTGCTGCGCAAGGTCGTCACGAACCCCGACGCGACGCTGGGTTCGCTGTGA
- a CDS encoding tryptophan 2,3-dioxygenase has protein sequence MSASTSAEPRGDGDAEDVAVTTPGEATTAEGSHDTAYSTYLALDTLLAIQRPKTEQHDELLFVIVHQIHELWFKQLLHELGNAQRSLASAADGPALRALRRTRSIIRVLITQIDVLESITPEQFDAFRELLGGSGHQSAQFREIEVVFGRSDRFAAEQFAPGSPDRKRIEGRLGEPALFDSLLRYLAASGYLPAPRGARVAPDSPEIQKALRAAYRDDGVAAQICERFVDLDQLLQEWRFRHSVLARRVIGDQTGTGGSTGAAYLRESVFKPSFPALWHVRDTGWAAD, from the coding sequence TTGTCCGCGAGCACGTCAGCTGAACCCCGTGGTGACGGCGACGCCGAAGACGTCGCCGTCACCACTCCGGGCGAGGCGACGACCGCCGAGGGTTCCCACGACACCGCGTACAGCACCTATCTGGCGCTGGACACGCTCCTCGCGATCCAGCGGCCGAAAACCGAACAGCACGACGAACTTCTCTTCGTGATCGTCCATCAGATCCACGAGTTGTGGTTCAAGCAGTTGCTGCACGAGCTCGGTAACGCGCAGAGGAGCCTGGCCTCGGCGGCCGACGGCCCCGCCCTCCGGGCGCTCAGGCGCACCCGGTCCATCATCCGGGTCCTGATCACCCAGATCGACGTACTCGAGTCGATCACACCGGAACAGTTCGACGCGTTCCGTGAGTTGCTCGGTGGAAGCGGGCACCAGTCCGCGCAGTTCCGGGAGATCGAGGTCGTCTTCGGCCGAAGTGACCGGTTCGCCGCCGAGCAGTTCGCGCCGGGCAGCCCCGATCGCAAGCGGATCGAGGGCAGGCTCGGGGAGCCCGCGTTGTTCGATTCCCTCCTTCGTTACCTCGCGGCGTCGGGTTATCTCCCGGCGCCGCGGGGCGCGCGGGTGGCTCCGGACAGTCCCGAGATCCAGAAGGCGCTGCGCGCCGCGTATCGCGACGACGGGGTGGCGGCACAGATCTGCGAGCGATTCGTGGATCTGGACCAGCTGCTGCAGGAATGGCGGTTCCGGCACTCCGTGCTCGCCAGGCGGGTCATCGGGGACCAGACCGGCACCGGTGGCTCCACCGGTGCCGCGTACCTGCGTGAATCCGTTTTCAAGCCGTCCTTTCCCGCGCTGTGGCACGTGCGGGACACCGGGTGGGCGGCGGACTAG
- a CDS encoding tryptophan 7-halogenase, protein MSSPQYDVIVVGGGPAGSTVSTLVSKAGHRVLLLEKEKFPRYQIGESLLPATVHGVIPILGVEKEVAEAGFTVKRGGTFKWGKRPEPWTFEFAVSSKMPGPTSFAYQVERMKFDDILLRNARKHGVEVREESSVVKAITDETGRVRGVHYKDSDGKVHEVFARYVVDSSGNTSRLFKASGAERHYSPFFRNLALFTYFEGAGRLPAPNAGNIFSVAFEHGWFWFIPLSPDLTSVGAVVHQDSAELVQGDPDEAMRRFIDACPRIKDILGDAKRITEGPYGSYRVRKDWSYCNSRFSGPGMVLVGDSACFVDPVFSSGVHLATYGGLLAARSINGCLAGTVDEDAAFAEFEKRYRREYGLFHEFLIGFYDMNKSEDSYFWQARKVSESASNDVEAFVELVGGVASNDLRLTADDLAATVESVEHKPGGAANGTVLTRMLKAGAGLQGRALLGSRSGEGAALEPGGLRASDDGLSWVRS, encoded by the coding sequence GTGAGTTCGCCGCAGTACGACGTCATCGTGGTTGGAGGAGGGCCGGCCGGTTCGACCGTGTCCACCCTCGTGAGCAAGGCCGGACACCGGGTTCTCCTGCTGGAGAAGGAAAAGTTCCCCCGCTACCAGATCGGCGAGTCGCTGCTGCCCGCGACGGTCCACGGCGTGATCCCGATTCTCGGCGTCGAGAAGGAGGTCGCCGAAGCCGGTTTCACCGTCAAACGCGGTGGCACGTTCAAATGGGGCAAGCGCCCGGAGCCGTGGACCTTCGAGTTCGCGGTCTCCAGCAAGATGCCCGGCCCGACGTCGTTCGCGTACCAGGTCGAGCGGATGAAGTTCGACGACATCCTGCTGCGCAACGCGCGCAAGCACGGCGTCGAGGTCCGCGAGGAAAGCTCCGTGGTCAAGGCGATCACCGACGAAACCGGCCGGGTCCGCGGCGTCCACTACAAGGATTCCGACGGCAAGGTGCACGAGGTGTTCGCGCGCTACGTCGTCGACTCCTCGGGAAACACGAGCCGTCTCTTCAAGGCGTCCGGGGCCGAGCGCCACTATTCGCCGTTCTTCCGGAACCTCGCGCTCTTCACCTATTTCGAGGGCGCCGGGAGGCTTCCGGCGCCGAACGCGGGCAACATCTTCAGCGTCGCCTTCGAGCACGGCTGGTTCTGGTTCATCCCGCTGAGCCCGGATCTGACCAGCGTCGGCGCCGTGGTCCACCAGGATTCCGCCGAACTGGTGCAGGGCGACCCCGACGAGGCGATGCGGCGGTTCATCGACGCCTGCCCGCGGATCAAGGACATCCTCGGCGACGCCAAGCGGATCACCGAGGGGCCGTACGGTTCGTACCGCGTCCGCAAGGACTGGTCGTACTGCAACTCCCGCTTCTCCGGCCCGGGCATGGTGCTGGTCGGCGACTCGGCGTGCTTCGTCGACCCCGTCTTCTCCTCCGGCGTGCACCTGGCCACCTACGGCGGTCTGCTCGCGGCCAGGTCGATCAACGGCTGCCTCGCCGGAACGGTCGACGAGGACGCGGCCTTCGCCGAGTTCGAAAAGCGATACCGGCGCGAGTACGGCCTTTTCCACGAGTTCCTCATCGGGTTCTACGACATGAACAAGTCCGAGGACTCCTACTTCTGGCAGGCGCGCAAGGTCTCCGAAAGCGCTTCGAACGATGTCGAGGCCTTCGTGGAACTGGTGGGCGGCGTCGCTTCGAACGATCTCCGGCTCACCGCCGACGACCTCGCCGCGACCGTCGAATCGGTGGAGCACAAGCCCGGCGGAGCCGCGAACGGAACCGTCCTCACCCGGATGCTCAAGGCCGGCGCCGGCCTGCAGGGCAGGGCTCTGCTCGGTTCCAGGTCCGGCGAAGGCGCGGCGCTCGAACCGGGCGGCCTCCGTGCCTCGGACGACGGGCTGAGCTGGGTCCGTTCCTGA
- a CDS encoding IS3 family transposase, whose protein sequence is MIYRYRFISEHRAEFGVKRLCQVLGLRRQGFHEWAAAEAAREAAAEQERELIAVIASIHTQHRGAYGQPRITAELRRRGHVVNHKRVERLMREQGLAGITRRKRRSLTKPAAAAVTPVADVIRRDFTAEHPGRRFVGDITYLPTFQGWLYLATVIDLHNREIVGHAMGDHLRADLVCDAITLATARGLIHPDAVFHSDRGVQYTSAQFRAALTEHRIRPSIGRTGSCYDNAVAEAFFATLKTEIGTTIWPTRHQARHDLYRYLHYYNHNRLHSTLGHRTPHETRTNYSHQQAA, encoded by the coding sequence ATGATCTACCGCTACCGGTTCATCTCCGAGCATCGCGCCGAGTTCGGCGTGAAGCGGTTGTGCCAGGTCCTGGGTCTGCGCCGGCAGGGTTTCCACGAGTGGGCCGCCGCCGAGGCGGCCCGGGAGGCCGCGGCGGAACAGGAGCGGGAGCTGATAGCGGTGATCGCCTCGATCCACACGCAGCACCGGGGCGCCTATGGGCAGCCCCGGATCACCGCGGAGCTGCGCCGCCGCGGACACGTGGTGAACCACAAACGAGTCGAGCGGCTGATGCGGGAGCAGGGCCTGGCCGGGATCACCCGCCGCAAACGCCGGAGCCTGACCAAACCCGCCGCTGCTGCGGTGACACCGGTGGCGGACGTGATCCGCCGTGATTTCACCGCCGAGCATCCTGGTCGTCGGTTCGTCGGGGACATCACCTACCTGCCCACGTTCCAGGGCTGGCTTTACCTGGCCACGGTGATCGACCTGCACAACCGCGAGATCGTCGGGCACGCGATGGGCGATCACCTGCGCGCCGACCTGGTCTGCGACGCGATCACCCTGGCCACCGCACGCGGCCTGATCCACCCCGACGCGGTCTTCCACTCCGACCGCGGCGTCCAATACACCTCGGCCCAGTTCCGCGCCGCGCTCACCGAACACCGGATCCGGCCCTCGATCGGACGGACCGGATCCTGCTACGACAACGCCGTCGCCGAAGCGTTCTTCGCCACCCTCAAAACCGAGATCGGCACCACCATCTGGCCCACCCGCCACCAGGCACGACACGACCTCTACCGCTACCTCCACTACTACAACCACAACCGTCTACATTCGACACTCGGCCACCGCACACCCCACGAAACCCGAACCAACTACAGTCACCAACAAGCCGCGTGA
- a CDS encoding acyltransferase family protein, producing MAQGPHGPWGMAPRAQSRRRHQTGDSDRINRVITGPISRGAIIMSSGKAGRVGTLEGLRGVLALGILLYHVAFMTGVASFIDQPGHPFWGVLIDGLMILLPPFFVMSGMFLFRAHARNTVLGTKKPSTKSFLWGRALRILPGYWVLVIVGLLTINLTAIDGAGDILRPLTMLHFFWWEGQPVIGLEHTWTVPAEFTFYLLMPILGWMAHRFARNGATPAQRARRMLIPLAGFSLIGFGWILLTNFPGFTAPSQLWFWPIYFFPVFAVGMALAVLAAYAEVAPRKPAIYRMVLKRPNLFWVVALALFAVYTWKPIGIPGMGDVPAMLQEFLGFFLGLAFAVLLVLPLSVPGATSKFQERVLANRPIRFAGKISFGIYLWHVVIVEYWFANGSIFGVEAVHDIVFRGTTGFWPMLAFVLGFTVVAATLSYYLIERPAQRLRHRRAKAPVTPLSVTGDQQPQPDTRAA from the coding sequence GTGGCGCAGGGTCCGCACGGCCCATGGGGTATGGCGCCAAGGGCGCAGTCCAGAAGACGTCATCAAACCGGCGATTCGGACAGGATTAATCGCGTAATAACCGGGCCGATCAGCAGAGGGGCCATAATCATGTCCAGTGGAAAGGCCGGGCGTGTCGGGACATTAGAGGGACTTCGCGGGGTGCTCGCACTCGGGATTCTGCTCTATCACGTCGCCTTCATGACCGGAGTAGCCAGTTTCATCGATCAGCCCGGCCACCCGTTCTGGGGTGTCTTAATCGACGGCCTGATGATCCTTTTGCCGCCGTTCTTCGTGATGTCCGGCATGTTTCTTTTCCGCGCACATGCGCGGAACACCGTCCTCGGGACGAAGAAGCCGTCGACGAAGTCCTTTCTGTGGGGACGCGCGCTGCGCATTCTTCCCGGGTATTGGGTCTTGGTGATCGTCGGTCTGCTCACGATCAACCTGACGGCCATCGACGGCGCCGGTGACATTCTGCGCCCGCTCACGATGCTGCACTTCTTCTGGTGGGAAGGTCAGCCGGTCATCGGGCTCGAGCACACCTGGACGGTGCCCGCCGAATTCACGTTCTATCTGCTCATGCCGATTCTCGGGTGGATGGCACACCGATTCGCGCGGAATGGTGCGACGCCGGCGCAGCGTGCTCGCCGGATGCTGATCCCGCTCGCCGGTTTCTCGCTGATCGGCTTCGGCTGGATCCTGCTGACCAACTTCCCGGGCTTCACCGCGCCGTCCCAGCTGTGGTTCTGGCCGATCTACTTCTTCCCGGTGTTCGCGGTCGGCATGGCGCTGGCGGTGCTGGCGGCCTACGCGGAGGTCGCGCCGCGGAAGCCCGCGATCTATCGCATGGTGCTCAAGCGGCCGAACCTGTTCTGGGTCGTCGCGCTGGCGCTGTTCGCGGTCTACACCTGGAAGCCCATCGGCATCCCCGGTATGGGTGACGTTCCCGCCATGCTGCAGGAGTTCCTCGGCTTCTTCCTCGGCCTCGCCTTCGCGGTGCTGCTCGTGCTGCCGCTTTCGGTGCCGGGTGCCACGTCGAAGTTCCAGGAGCGGGTGCTGGCCAATCGGCCGATCCGGTTCGCGGGCAAGATTTCGTTCGGAATCTACCTCTGGCACGTGGTGATCGTCGAATACTGGTTCGCCAATGGCAGCATTTTCGGTGTCGAAGCCGTGCACGACATCGTTTTCCGCGGTACGACCGGATTCTGGCCGATGCTCGCGTTCGTTCTCGGCTTCACCGTGGTCGCGGCGACGCTCAGCTATTACCTGATCGAGCGTCCGGCGCAGCGATTGCGTCACCGTCGCGCCAAGGCGCCTGTCACCCCATTGAGTGTTACCGGTGACCAGCAGCCGCAGCCGGACACCCGTGCCGCCTGA
- a CDS encoding transposase encodes MSRRSKYPEQFRRDAIELVNTSDRPLRQIARELGVNHETLRSWVNTAKQAAEVGPVEDPAVTDEVQRLRKQVAELQKEKEILRKAAAYFAKEMDR; translated from the coding sequence GTGTCTCGCAGGTCGAAGTATCCGGAGCAGTTCCGTCGTGACGCGATCGAGCTGGTCAACACGAGTGACAGGCCGTTGCGTCAGATCGCTCGTGAGCTGGGTGTCAATCACGAGACCCTGCGGTCGTGGGTGAACACCGCCAAGCAAGCCGCTGAAGTCGGGCCGGTGGAGGATCCCGCGGTCACCGACGAGGTCCAACGACTGCGGAAACAAGTCGCTGAGCTGCAGAAAGAGAAGGAGATCCTGCGCAAAGCAGCCGCTTATTTTGCCAAAGAGATGGATCGATGA
- a CDS encoding 4-hydroxyphenylacetate 3-hydroxylase family protein, which yields MTAPGTRPFTGDEYIQSLQDGREIYLYGERVKDVTAHPAFHNPVRMIARLYDSLHAPETHDVLTRPTDSGDGYTHRFFTTPHSAEDLVADQQAIATWARASYGWMGRSPDFKASFLGTLGANADFYEPFADNARRWYRESQEKVLYWNHALVHPPVDRDRPPDEVADVFVHVEKETDAGVVVSGAKVVATGSALTHYNFLAHVGLPIKDRKFAIMATVPMNAPGLKLVCRPSYSASAAVMGSPFDYPLSSRMDENDTLMVLDKVLIPWENVFVHGHLGKVQVFSSQSGFMERAAFHGCTRFAVKLDFIVGLLIKALELTGTLNFRGVQTRVGEVLAWRNLFWGLSDAAARNPVPWKNGAVLPNPQYGQAYRWFMQLAYPKIKEIIQQDVASGLIYVNSTTDDFRNPEIRPYLDKYLRGSHGADAEERVKVMKLLWDAVGTEFGGRHELYERNYSGNHESIRLELLAGQRAGGQLDEYREFAEKCLGEYDLNGWTVPDLSSFDDLARLRSTMFNG from the coding sequence GTGACCGCGCCCGGCACGCGCCCCTTCACCGGGGACGAGTACATCCAGAGCCTCCAGGACGGCCGGGAGATCTACCTCTACGGCGAGCGGGTCAAGGACGTGACGGCCCATCCCGCGTTCCACAATCCCGTGCGGATGATCGCCCGGCTCTACGATTCGTTGCACGCGCCGGAAACGCACGACGTGCTGACCCGGCCGACCGACTCCGGCGACGGCTACACGCACCGGTTCTTCACCACGCCGCACAGCGCCGAAGACCTGGTCGCCGATCAGCAGGCGATCGCGACCTGGGCCAGGGCGTCCTACGGGTGGATGGGCCGCAGCCCCGACTTCAAGGCCTCGTTCCTGGGCACGCTCGGCGCCAACGCGGACTTCTACGAGCCCTTCGCCGACAACGCGCGCCGGTGGTACCGGGAGTCGCAGGAGAAGGTGCTCTACTGGAACCACGCGCTGGTGCACCCGCCCGTCGACCGGGACCGCCCGCCGGACGAGGTCGCCGACGTCTTCGTCCACGTCGAGAAGGAGACCGACGCCGGCGTCGTGGTCAGCGGCGCCAAGGTGGTCGCGACCGGGTCCGCGCTCACCCACTACAACTTCCTCGCGCACGTAGGCCTGCCGATCAAGGACCGCAAGTTCGCCATCATGGCCACCGTGCCGATGAACGCGCCCGGCCTGAAGCTGGTCTGCCGTCCGTCCTACAGCGCGTCGGCCGCGGTGATGGGCAGTCCGTTCGACTACCCGCTCTCCTCGCGGATGGACGAGAACGACACGCTCATGGTGCTGGACAAGGTGCTCATCCCCTGGGAGAACGTCTTCGTCCACGGCCACCTCGGCAAGGTCCAGGTGTTCTCCAGCCAGTCGGGGTTCATGGAGCGCGCCGCGTTCCACGGCTGTACCCGGTTCGCGGTCAAACTCGACTTCATCGTCGGGCTGCTGATCAAGGCCCTCGAACTGACCGGCACGCTGAACTTCCGCGGCGTGCAGACCCGCGTGGGCGAGGTTCTGGCCTGGCGCAACCTTTTCTGGGGACTTTCGGACGCGGCCGCGCGCAATCCGGTGCCGTGGAAGAACGGCGCGGTGCTGCCCAACCCCCAGTACGGCCAGGCCTACCGGTGGTTCATGCAGCTCGCGTATCCGAAGATCAAGGAGATCATCCAGCAGGACGTCGCGAGCGGCCTGATCTACGTCAACTCCACCACGGACGATTTCCGCAATCCCGAGATCCGGCCGTACCTCGACAAGTACCTCCGCGGCTCGCACGGCGCCGACGCGGAGGAACGCGTCAAGGTGATGAAACTGCTGTGGGACGCCGTCGGGACCGAATTCGGCGGCAGGCACGAACTGTACGAACGCAACTACTCGGGCAACCACGAGTCGATCCGGCTCGAGCTGCTCGCCGGCCAGCGCGCGGGCGGGCAACTCGACGAATACCGCGAGTTCGCCGAGAAGTGCCTCGGCGAGTACGACCTGAACGGCTGGACGGTGCCGGACCTTTCGTCCTTCGACGACCTGGCCCGGCTGCGCTCCACGATGTTCAACGGCTGA
- a CDS encoding arylamine N-acetyltransferase family protein, whose product MFEVDVAGYLARLGVLDEHHPSPHGLRALHRAHVERVAYQTVDIHLGRLTSVDPRASADRIVRLGRGGYCLVLNGAFGALLDALGYRMRRHRGAVLIRRDRPAPALGNHHALTVHDLPSEDNPSGQWLVDVGLGDALHEPLPLVAGEYRQGPFTYDLRPSPTLSDGWRLGHDPAGAFVAMDFLSEPAVPADFAARHIELSSAPNSRFVQVFSAHRRDATGADALRGCVLSRIGTGADAGPRELARREEWFEALGDIFGIGLGDLTDADRERLWRRVRTAHGVWRQGRSPEDVIKPAIRTGLIA is encoded by the coding sequence ATGTTTGAGGTGGATGTCGCCGGCTACCTGGCCCGGCTCGGGGTGCTCGACGAGCACCATCCTTCGCCGCACGGACTGCGGGCACTGCACCGCGCCCATGTCGAGCGCGTGGCCTATCAGACGGTCGACATCCACCTCGGCAGGCTCACCTCGGTCGATCCGCGGGCGAGCGCGGACCGGATCGTCCGGCTCGGCCGGGGTGGGTACTGCCTGGTGCTCAACGGGGCGTTCGGCGCGCTGCTGGACGCACTCGGGTATCGGATGCGGCGGCATCGCGGCGCCGTCTTGATCCGTCGGGACCGCCCCGCGCCCGCGCTCGGCAACCACCACGCGCTGACCGTGCACGACCTGCCGAGCGAGGACAACCCGAGCGGGCAATGGCTGGTCGACGTCGGTCTCGGCGACGCGCTCCACGAGCCGTTGCCGCTGGTCGCCGGCGAGTACCGGCAGGGTCCGTTCACCTATGACCTCCGGCCGTCGCCGACGCTCTCGGACGGGTGGCGGTTGGGCCACGACCCCGCCGGGGCCTTCGTGGCGATGGACTTCCTCTCGGAACCCGCCGTGCCCGCGGATTTCGCCGCCAGGCACATCGAACTCTCGTCCGCGCCGAACTCCCGGTTCGTCCAGGTGTTCTCGGCGCATCGCCGGGACGCGACCGGGGCGGACGCGCTCCGCGGTTGCGTGCTCTCCCGGATCGGGACCGGCGCCGACGCCGGTCCGCGCGAGCTGGCCCGCCGCGAGGAATGGTTCGAGGCGCTCGGCGACATCTTCGGAATAGGTCTCGGTGACCTTACCGACGCGGACCGTGAGCGGCTGTGGCGCAGGGTCCGCACGGCCCATGGGGTATGGCGCCAAGGGCGCAGTCCAGAAGACGTCATCAAACCGGCGATTCGGACAGGATTAATCGCGTAA
- a CDS encoding serine hydrolase domain-containing protein, with protein sequence MSDIQAKVQQVLDEAVASGAERGVQAAVYQNGKLVVDAAAGVTDAESNTPVTPDTLFFATSTGKGLTSTIVHVLAERGVLDYDEPIAKSWPEFAAHGKENATLRQALSHTIGLPEMPGDITPEGLADWDAVCSFIADSEPWWTPGTKTGYHALSFGYIIGEVVRRKTGKPIDEVLDEVVAGPLGISKEVFFGVPESELGRVAKLEDVEGAAEALASMPADMPLFKAVPLGVAPQADIYNRPGYLKANVPGGGTMTARGVARVFAALAGEVDGVRLISDERLHEVAKPAATDEDQIFGFPATKTLGYDFGMPFKNAAETPNEFGAGGLNGSAASIDIATGTAIAVNKNRITMGDYSLFEKVAEVVREHVS encoded by the coding sequence ATGAGTGACATCCAGGCGAAAGTCCAGCAGGTACTCGACGAAGCCGTGGCATCCGGCGCGGAACGAGGCGTGCAGGCGGCCGTCTATCAGAACGGAAAGCTGGTGGTCGACGCCGCGGCCGGCGTGACCGACGCCGAGTCGAACACGCCGGTCACGCCGGACACGCTGTTCTTCGCCACCTCCACCGGCAAGGGCCTGACTTCCACGATCGTCCACGTCCTCGCCGAGCGCGGCGTCCTCGACTACGACGAGCCGATCGCGAAGTCGTGGCCGGAGTTCGCGGCCCACGGCAAGGAGAACGCGACGCTGCGCCAGGCGCTCTCCCACACCATCGGGCTGCCGGAGATGCCGGGCGACATCACCCCCGAGGGCCTCGCCGACTGGGACGCGGTCTGCTCCTTCATCGCCGACTCCGAGCCGTGGTGGACGCCGGGCACCAAGACCGGTTACCACGCGCTCAGCTTCGGCTACATCATCGGCGAGGTCGTGCGGCGCAAGACCGGCAAGCCGATCGACGAGGTGCTGGACGAGGTCGTCGCCGGCCCGCTCGGGATCTCGAAAGAGGTCTTCTTCGGCGTGCCGGAGTCGGAGCTGGGCCGCGTGGCCAAGCTGGAGGACGTGGAGGGCGCGGCCGAGGCGCTCGCCTCCATGCCCGCCGACATGCCGCTGTTCAAGGCCGTCCCGCTGGGCGTGGCACCGCAGGCCGACATCTACAACCGTCCCGGTTACCTCAAGGCGAACGTCCCCGGTGGCGGCACCATGACCGCGCGCGGCGTCGCCCGCGTGTTCGCGGCACTGGCGGGCGAGGTCGACGGCGTCCGGCTCATCTCGGACGAGCGTCTCCACGAGGTCGCCAAGCCCGCGGCGACGGACGAAGACCAGATCTTCGGCTTCCCCGCCACCAAGACGCTGGGCTACGACTTCGGCATGCCGTTCAAGAACGCCGCCGAGACCCCGAACGAGTTCGGCGCGGGTGGTCTCAACGGGTCGGCGGCCTCGATCGACATCGCGACCGGCACGGCCATCGCGGTCAACAAGAACCGCATCACGATGGGCGACTACAGCCTCTTCGAGAAGGTTGCGGAAGTTGTCCGCGAGCACGTCAGCTGA
- a CDS encoding methyltransferase: MPEHEGDYRALRRKIMGYIVSQAIFAVTDAGVVDLLAEGPVEVETLAGEARVDADALTRFLRVLVAEDLFVEEPRGTFGLTASGELLRSDQPGSLRHLVTLMRGESYLAWQDAGHSLRTGEAGFDAVFGKPLFEWLAAHPSQAADFDAAQAGLVAKRMEPLLDSAWWDWSGTSSVVDIGGGNGTLLGALLARHGHLTGRLFDQPHVVEHADLTAHGAGVAGRCEVVGGDFFAAVPGGADVYLLAQILHDWSDEDAVLILRRIREAIPPHGRLLILEQIIPDDDRPHPEKLLDLHMLVLLGGRERGEAEWRGLLVEGGFDLVEVHRGPRSSLLVAASAS, from the coding sequence TTGCCTGAGCACGAGGGCGACTACCGCGCGCTGCGCCGGAAGATCATGGGATACATCGTCTCCCAGGCGATCTTCGCGGTGACCGATGCCGGCGTCGTCGACCTACTCGCCGAAGGGCCGGTCGAGGTGGAGACCCTCGCCGGCGAAGCCAGGGTGGACGCGGACGCGTTGACCCGCTTCCTGCGCGTCCTCGTCGCCGAGGACCTGTTCGTCGAAGAGCCGCGTGGCACCTTCGGGTTGACCGCGAGCGGAGAACTCCTGCGATCCGACCAGCCGGGTTCACTGCGGCATCTGGTCACGCTGATGCGGGGGGAGTCGTACCTGGCCTGGCAGGACGCCGGGCATTCCCTCCGCACCGGGGAGGCGGGTTTCGACGCCGTGTTCGGCAAGCCGCTGTTCGAATGGCTGGCCGCGCACCCTTCGCAGGCGGCCGACTTCGACGCCGCCCAGGCGGGTCTGGTGGCGAAGCGGATGGAACCGCTGTTGGACTCGGCTTGGTGGGATTGGAGCGGTACGTCGTCGGTCGTCGACATCGGCGGCGGCAACGGCACCCTGCTCGGTGCGCTGCTGGCACGCCACGGTCACCTGACCGGGCGGTTGTTCGACCAGCCGCATGTCGTCGAGCACGCCGACCTGACCGCGCACGGCGCCGGCGTCGCCGGCCGCTGCGAGGTGGTCGGCGGGGACTTCTTCGCCGCGGTCCCCGGCGGCGCCGACGTCTACCTGCTGGCGCAGATCCTGCACGACTGGAGCGACGAGGACGCCGTTCTGATCCTCCGCCGGATCCGGGAGGCGATCCCGCCGCACGGCAGGCTGCTGATCCTGGAACAGATCATTCCCGACGACGACCGGCCACATCCCGAGAAGCTGCTCGACCTGCACATGCTCGTGCTGCTCGGCGGGCGCGAACGCGGGGAGGCGGAATGGCGCGGGCTGCTCGTCGAGGGCGGTTTCGACCTGGTGGAGGTCCACCGCGGTCCGCGTTCTTCGCTGCTGGTGGCCGCCTCGGCCTCGTGA